From Lathamus discolor isolate bLatDis1 chromosome 15, bLatDis1.hap1, whole genome shotgun sequence, a single genomic window includes:
- the LHX3 gene encoding LIM/homeobox protein Lhx3, with protein sequence MLLERVRAGSEKAAELCPFPRSPEIPLCAGCNQHIVDRFILKVLDRHWHSKCLKCSDCQTQLAEKCFSRGDGVYCKEDFFKRFGTKCAACQQGIPPTQVVRRAQDFVYHLHCFACIVCKRQLATGDEFYLMEDSRLVCKADYETAKQREAESTAKRPRTTITAKQLETLKNAYNNSPKPARHVREQLSSETGLDMRVVQVWFQNRRAKEKRLKKDAGRQRWGQYFRNMKRSRGTSKSDKDSIQEEGPDSDAEVSFTDEPSMSEMSHSNGIYSNLNEASPALGRQAGTNGSFALDHSGIPAQDQYHDLRSNSPYGIPQSPASLQALPGHQPLISSLVYPDNGLGIMGQSGQGVPPSMRVLAGNGPSSDLSTGSSGGYPDFPASPASWLDEVDHAQF encoded by the exons ATGCTGCTGGAGCGGGTCCGCGCCGGCTCGGAGAAGGCCGCGGAGCTCTGCCCCTTCCCGCGGAGCCCAG AGATCCCGCTGTGCGCCGGCTGCAACCAGCACATCGTGGACCGGTTCATCCTCAAGGTCCTGGACCGGCACTGGCACAGCAAGTGCCTGAAATGCTCCGACTGCCAGACGCAGCTGGCCGAGAAGTGCTTCAGCCGCGGGGACGGCGTCTACTGCAAGGAAGACTTCTTCAA GCGCTTCGGGACCAAGTGTGCCGCCTGCCAGCAAGGCATCCCCCCGACCCAGGTGGTGCGCCGGGCCCAGGACTTCGTTTACCACCTGCACTGCTTCGCCTGCATCGTCTGCAAACGGCAGCTGGCCACCGGCGACGAGTTCTACCTCATGGAGGACAGCAGGCTGGTCTGCAAGGCGGACTACGAGACGGCCAAGCAGAGAG AGGCCGAGTCCACGGCCAAGCGGCCCCGCACCACCATCACGGCCAAGCAGCTGGAGACCCTCAAGAACGCGTACAACAACTCGCCCAAACCGGCGCGGCACGTCCGGGAGCAGCTCTCCTCGGAGACGGGGCTGGACATGAGGGTGGTGCAG GTCTGGTTCCAGAACCGCAGGGCCAAGGAGAAAAGGCTGAAGAAGGACGCCGGGAGGCAGCGGTGGGGTCAGTACTTCAGGAACATGAAGCGGTCCAGGGGGACCTCCAAGTCCGACAAGGACAGCATCCAGGAGGAGGGACCAGACAGCGACGCCGAGGTCTCCTTCACAG ATGAGCCCTCTATGTCTGAGATGAGCCATTCCAATGGGATTTACAGCAATCTCAATGAAGCATCCCCTGCTCTGGGTAGACAGGCTGGGACCAACGGGAGCTTTGCTCTGGATCACAGTGGCATCCCAGCTCAGGACCAGTACCATGACCTGCGATCCAACAGCCCCTATGGGATACCCCAGTCACCAGCTTCCTTGCAAGCACTGCCAGGCCACCAGCCTTTAATCTCCAGCCTGGTTTACCCAGACAACGGCTTGGGCATCATGGGACAAAGCGGACAGGGGGTGCCTCCATCCATGAGGGTCCTGGCTGGGAATGGACCCAGCTCCGACCTCTCCACCGGCAGCAGCGGGGGATACCCGGATTTCCCCGCCAGCCCGGCCTCTTGGCTGGATGAAGTCGACCACGCTCAGTTTTGA